CTGGAGGGAGGAAAAGACGAAACATGGGGGATGTCCCTACCGCTTCCATTTCCCGCCGATGTGCGGTTCGGCTGAAGCCTAGACGCCAGCTCACGTCCCCGATTGCCGCATGAGGTGGTGCGGGGGCAGTTGCTTTTTTTGCCACCGAGTTCACCGAGGACACAGAGGGTTGTTGTGGTTGATGAATTCCCTCTGTGGACTCAGTGACCTCGGTGGCTAAGGTTTCGCTTGATTGCGATCTAGTTTTCCGAGGCGTGGGTTGGCTGAAGCCTAGACGCCAGCTCTCGTCACCGATTGCTGCATGGGGTGCCGATGGGGAGTTGTTTTTTTGCCACCGAGTTCACCGAGGACACAGAGGTTTGTCGCGGTTGATGGATTTCCTCTGTGGACTCAGTGACCTCGGTGGCTAAGGTTCGCTTGTTTACGTTCTAGTTTGCCGAGGCGCGGATCGGCTGAAGCCTAGACGCCGGTTCACGTCACCGATTGCCGCATGGGGTGCCGGGGGCAGTTGTTCTTTTTGCCACCGAGTTCACCGAGAACACAGAAGGGTTTGGTGGTTGCAGGATTTCCTCTGTGGACTCAGTGACCTCGGTGGCTATGGTTTCGCTTGTTTGCGTTTTAGTTATCCGAGTCGCGGTTCAGCTGAAGCCTAGACGCCGGTTCACGTCACCGATTGCCGCATGGGGTGCCGGTGGGGAGTTGTTTTTTTGCCACCGAGTTCACCGAGGACACTGAGGGTTGTCGTGGTTGATGAATTCCCTCTGTGGACTTGGTGACCTCGGTGGCTAAGGTTTCGCTTGTTTGCGTTCTAGTTTGCCGATGCGCGGTTCGGCTGAAGCCTAGACGCCAGATCTCGTCACCGATTGCCGCATGGGGTGCCGATGGGGAGTTGTTCTTTTTGCCGGTTTGACTTATTACGTTTGCGGGTCGTTGATGAAACGCGCGTCGGATCGATTGAACGAGACAGCACGTGTTGGCGACGTAACGTCATTAATACGTTTCCGACGCAAGAAAGGGACCTACCGAATCGAAACAGAGAAATGCTTGGATCGACAACATGGATGCAGTTGTTGCATCGCAGTACCGGATTGTTTGGTTGCAACCGATGTGGTTTGATGCGACCTGGTGCTGTGACTCCGTTCGCGTGATCCTCTAGCTACTACAAGAAGACTCAGCCCATGCGAACGGAGTCGCGGGACAACTTGGCAACTTGTGTCGAACCTCACAGGAAATCGGAACTACGGGATCCCCATGACCAACGACTTTGCTTCGTTGTTTCGTCCGCTCGGCTTGGCTGCTCGTTTGGCCTTTGCTGGCGTTGCGATCTCGATCGCCACGGCTGCGGTGGGGGCCGATTGGACGGTGCCGTTGGCCGGGAACGCGTATCGCGCACCGGTCGATCGCGGTGGGCGGCTCTTTTCGCCCGACGGAGCACTTCGTGTCAGCGATGGGGACGCAACCGATTCGGTCTATTTTCATGTCGACCGACCGGGAGTGATCTCGCTTGCCCTGCGAGCTCGCGCCGTCGATGGTGACGCAGCGATCGAAGCTCGCGTTGGCGATCATCGACTGACAACGTCGGTACGCGGCGCGGAGGAGAACGCATATCCGCTGGGCGAGGTCTCGGTTGCCGCCGCCGGGTACGTGCGCGTCGATCTACAGGCGAGTGGTGGAAAAGCGGAGGTCTCCCAATTGGTCGTCCAGTCGGACGTCGACGGGATGACACTCGACTACGTCAAGAACAACGAAGGGGACATGTACTACTGGGGCCGCCGCGGTCCATCGGTCCATCTTCAATATGAAACTCCCGCGAAGATCGATCTGACCTATGCCTACAGCGAGCTCACAGTCCCCGAAGGGCAGGACGCGTTGGGGGCCTATTACATGGCCAATGGTTTTGGCGAAGGTTATTTTGGGATCCAGGTGAACAGCCCCGGCGAGCGGCGCGTGCTGTTTTCGGTGTGGAGTCCCTTTCGGACCGACAATCCCAAAGAGATTCCCGAAGATCAACGTGTCGCGACGCTGGCGAAAGGGGAGGGCGTCACGGCCAA
Above is a genomic segment from Rosistilla ulvae containing:
- a CDS encoding DUF3472 domain-containing protein: MTNDFASLFRPLGLAARLAFAGVAISIATAAVGADWTVPLAGNAYRAPVDRGGRLFSPDGALRVSDGDATDSVYFHVDRPGVISLALRARAVDGDAAIEARVGDHRLTTSVRGAEENAYPLGEVSVAAAGYVRVDLQASGGKAEVSQLVVQSDVDGMTLDYVKNNEGDMYYWGRRGPSVHLQYETPAKIDLTYAYSELTVPEGQDALGAYYMANGFGEGYFGIQVNSPGERRVLFSVWSPFRTDNPKEIPEDQRVATLAKGEGVTAKDFGNEGSGGQSYLVYPWTAGTTYRFLTEVKPDGEGNTIYTSWFGDKAKGTWRLIASFRRPKTDRHLTGFHSFLENFIPDFGALPRTANYGNQWVCDVDGNWHEIPRARLTGDNTARGGHRLDYACGAVGKHFFMKHCGFFSPRVALDQTFQREPDAGSRPAIEFDRLPRG